A genomic window from Pseudoalteromonas piratica includes:
- a CDS encoding type VI secretion system contractile sheath domain-containing protein, whose protein sequence is MLPSNQTASIDQSKALVCHLIAEIDRLISEQLSQVMSNPKFQELEARWLNLHELVNLPVNYKVIKVRIFNISWQEISQDLNISTSVSHSRLYNLIANKEFNTLGGEPYGLIVVDHNITLEFDYENEFDDLYTLELLSALGEKSLCPIILDADDGFLGAQGEQYLADFEKVSRVLTDHDFDTWHRLRESANSHFLGLVFNKVAIRESYEFYPAGFVFNESETQTYKWGNAATTFLKNVIVEYNRVRWFGFLKSRKLDSSGGSSIKNYGLKSAVPPKFKIHLSASTAAFLSQLGLIPIFHNPLNNRYFFQSNNSVKLEVEGENRFLIQTTLMISRIAHYVKLQLRQMIGASMEPHDCENRISHWLEQYCSNSIVNDEVTLAGMPLRTAKVTVNEEPGSLKRYSCQIDLVPQYQYDRVASMVSLSTAVE, encoded by the coding sequence ACGGCCTCAATTGATCAATCAAAAGCCTTAGTATGTCATTTGATTGCAGAAATTGATCGTTTAATTAGTGAACAGCTTTCACAGGTAATGTCGAATCCAAAGTTTCAAGAACTTGAAGCACGTTGGTTAAACTTACATGAGCTTGTTAATTTGCCGGTTAACTATAAAGTAATTAAAGTCCGTATTTTTAATATTTCGTGGCAAGAAATTTCTCAAGATCTTAATATTTCAACCTCGGTCTCCCATTCCCGTCTTTACAATTTAATTGCGAATAAAGAATTTAATACCTTAGGCGGTGAGCCCTATGGTTTAATTGTTGTTGACCACAATATTACGTTAGAGTTTGATTATGAGAATGAGTTCGATGATCTCTACACTCTCGAACTCTTGTCTGCATTGGGTGAAAAGAGTTTGTGCCCAATTATTCTGGATGCGGATGATGGCTTTTTAGGAGCACAAGGGGAGCAGTACCTTGCAGACTTTGAAAAAGTAAGCCGTGTACTGACCGATCATGATTTTGATACTTGGCATCGCTTAAGAGAAAGCGCAAATAGCCACTTTCTAGGTTTGGTGTTTAACAAAGTCGCTATTCGTGAAAGTTATGAATTTTATCCAGCGGGGTTTGTGTTTAACGAGAGTGAAACGCAAACTTACAAATGGGGTAATGCTGCAACTACCTTTTTAAAAAATGTGATTGTTGAATATAATCGCGTGCGTTGGTTTGGTTTTTTAAAATCTCGAAAACTTGATTCATCAGGTGGAAGCTCAATAAAAAATTACGGTTTAAAATCTGCGGTACCACCAAAATTTAAAATCCACTTATCAGCATCTACCGCCGCTTTTTTATCCCAATTAGGGCTCATTCCTATTTTCCACAATCCTTTAAATAATCGATACTTTTTTCAATCTAATAATTCGGTGAAACTAGAGGTAGAGGGAGAAAATCGCTTTCTTATTCAAACTACTCTGATGATTAGCCGCATAGCGCATTATGTGAAATTACAACTAAGGCAAATGATTGGTGCATCAATGGAACCCCATGATTGTGAAAACAGAATCAGTCACTGGTTAGAACAATACTGTTCTAACTCAATTGTGAATGATGAAGTCACATTAGCGGGGATGCCACTGCGCACTGCGAAAGTAACAGTAAATGAAGAACCGGGTTCATTAAAACGCTACAGTTGCCAAATTGATTTAGTACCACAGTATCAATACGACCGTGTGGCAAGTATGGTTAGTCTTTCTACGGCGGTTGAATAA
- the tssE gene encoding type VI secretion system baseplate subunit TssE, whose amino-acid sequence MSFFSAFYLDQEEVKTNSMDELVLSIHHNIGLILKTEAASLHQGDGSLSDDSNLCFGLEDMALFSRLNSGQQIALRIKTKIMQFEPRLEDINVSYVDEASKSKLTNTLKFEVSAMLTVNGKKELLQFDTDINLTKMTVMIENDTNYD is encoded by the coding sequence ATGTCATTTTTTAGTGCTTTTTACCTCGACCAAGAGGAAGTTAAAACAAATTCGATGGATGAACTTGTGTTGTCAATTCATCACAATATTGGACTTATTTTAAAAACAGAAGCAGCGAGTTTACATCAAGGTGATGGTAGTTTGAGTGACGATTCTAACCTGTGTTTTGGCTTAGAAGATATGGCGCTATTTAGTCGTTTAAACTCAGGGCAACAAATTGCACTTAGAATAAAAACAAAAATCATGCAATTTGAACCGCGATTAGAAGACATTAATGTCAGCTATGTTGATGAGGCGAGCAAGTCTAAATTAACTAATACGCTAAAATTTGAAGTGTCTGCCATGTTAACAGTTAACGGGAAAAAAGAATTATTACAATTTGATACTGATATCAACCTAACAAAAATGACAGTAATGATAGAGAACGATACCAATTATGATTAA
- a CDS encoding type VI secretion system baseplate subunit TssF: MLKHFEDELASIRSGLEGFRKRFRREAEHINLNDKGQEDPNVTRLVDSFAWVSAKNAIQIDSLRTRHIEEFAQIVSPNLFRTLPTVVKAHFKPNPDDFNKPVFLDKKVEVEIDVINKGDENTQVTLCNSLPITFSPVEISSFKLEQTPFEHAIPENLDTKHALYCLRVALDPISLEVDMKQVLSQPLQLHFSNESIGRNVADIINHALLDVAITIDNQDQSVSLGRENFKPLVIDNDFIVSPIAKHEIPIYFKLKEYFSIPEKRHFFIVRNPYDIAVEPGQRVYLDFYLNELGSALVEEKKLEVKINKTLFSNLFHQTSEPIRVNYQELSYPVIADASQSHIQVYSIDRVFRIGNEGATEIPPILGKEATDFNQQLYWSQTTKLGRGRNIKALSGQEVKHLIFPLNKSSDTLQNGFTAYSEITCFDAFLANKVHVGNQIIVNTEEALAGEFTVGGVAIQPNLVSTDEQNYWNMLKLLSFNMSQLLTVENAKESLKGFLRLFINTNATHHELNVIYDVTAKKINSPFLLEGRMVFVPGMKIEITLDNSELNADYSLFIELLNDFFLAQTAFDRCCQLMVSYTSFNWPTKVFDAQLGERVCS; this comes from the coding sequence ATGTTAAAACATTTTGAGGATGAACTTGCGAGTATCAGAAGCGGGTTAGAGGGTTTTCGAAAGCGTTTTAGACGAGAAGCCGAACACATCAATTTAAATGACAAAGGACAAGAAGATCCTAATGTAACACGATTAGTTGACAGTTTTGCTTGGGTGTCAGCTAAAAACGCTATTCAAATTGATTCGTTACGCACAAGGCATATCGAAGAGTTTGCACAGATAGTCTCGCCCAATTTATTTCGCACACTGCCGACTGTTGTAAAAGCGCATTTTAAACCAAATCCAGATGACTTTAATAAACCCGTCTTTCTTGACAAAAAAGTTGAGGTTGAGATTGATGTGATTAATAAAGGTGATGAGAACACACAAGTAACCTTGTGTAATTCTTTACCAATTACCTTTAGCCCAGTTGAGATAAGCTCATTCAAACTTGAACAAACCCCCTTTGAGCATGCGATCCCAGAAAATTTAGACACTAAGCATGCACTTTATTGTTTACGCGTTGCACTTGATCCAATTAGTTTAGAAGTTGATATGAAGCAAGTGCTTTCTCAACCCTTACAATTACATTTTAGTAATGAGTCAATAGGTCGAAATGTTGCGGATATCATTAACCATGCATTGCTCGACGTTGCTATTACAATCGATAATCAAGACCAGTCTGTGTCACTTGGACGTGAAAACTTTAAACCATTGGTAATTGATAATGACTTTATTGTTTCGCCAATCGCAAAACATGAAATTCCTATTTATTTCAAACTAAAAGAATACTTTTCTATTCCTGAAAAGCGTCATTTTTTTATTGTGCGCAACCCTTATGACATTGCTGTTGAGCCGGGCCAGAGAGTGTATTTAGACTTTTATTTGAATGAACTTGGCTCCGCTTTAGTGGAAGAAAAGAAACTCGAAGTGAAGATAAATAAGACGTTATTTAGTAATTTATTTCATCAAACTTCTGAGCCAATTCGGGTTAATTACCAAGAACTATCTTATCCAGTTATTGCCGATGCAAGTCAGTCTCATATTCAAGTCTATTCGATTGACCGCGTTTTTCGCATTGGCAATGAGGGTGCTACTGAAATCCCGCCAATTTTAGGTAAAGAAGCAACTGATTTTAATCAACAATTGTATTGGTCTCAAACAACTAAGCTTGGCCGAGGTCGCAATATTAAAGCGCTTTCTGGTCAGGAAGTGAAACACCTTATTTTTCCTCTGAACAAGTCGAGTGATACCTTACAAAATGGTTTTACAGCGTACTCTGAGATTACTTGCTTTGATGCGTTTTTAGCTAATAAGGTCCACGTGGGCAATCAAATTATTGTAAATACGGAAGAAGCGTTAGCTGGCGAATTCACAGTCGGTGGTGTGGCGATTCAACCGAACCTTGTCTCAACGGATGAGCAAAATTATTGGAATATGCTGAAGCTGCTGTCTTTTAATATGTCTCAGTTACTTACTGTTGAGAATGCCAAGGAAAGCTTAAAAGGTTTTTTACGTCTTTTTATAAATACCAATGCAACACATCATGAGTTAAATGTTATTTATGATGTGACTGCAAAAAAGATTAATTCACCTTTTTTACTCGAGGGTAGAATGGTGTTTGTGCCGGGTATGAAAATAGAGATTACACTCGATAATTCAGAGTTGAATGCAGATTACTCTTTGTTTATTGAGTTGTTAAATGATTTCTTCTTAGCACAAACTGCTTTTGATCGCTGCTGCCAGCTTATGGTTTCATACACAAGTTTTAATTGGCCAACCAAAGTGTTTGATGCACAGTTAGGAGAGCGAGTATGCAGCTAA
- a CDS encoding type VI secretion system baseplate subunit TssG produces the protein MQLRQKALNKVKSTLHFNRLARILGVKKISYKQDLFSNQYHDKYIKYTQLPDSHLVVRSNQASLFGINGGLPNFILDWLKEAYLKSNRAYLRFIAIFDDVLVKQTVKLDTFNSIVYRAEQCETLQQQETLKQSYFKALSEHYTGLNMLPATLIVRAEGNSLANLKLLLAYYFPFEFAINLNTLEKKRIPREARGRLGQCKLGQGAIIGESFMQLGRKLNITVKIDDATFFTELEQQSSAAVDVLSTIKLICNHYVNHEVVVNVEAEYTGSEQSCLALSKDKQHTLLLGVNSNLASQRGTSQRTVRAL, from the coding sequence ATGCAGCTAAGGCAAAAAGCACTTAACAAAGTAAAATCAACACTGCATTTTAATCGTCTAGCTCGTATTCTTGGTGTTAAGAAGATTAGCTATAAGCAAGACTTATTTTCCAATCAGTATCACGACAAATATATTAAATATACTCAGCTACCTGATAGTCACTTGGTCGTACGCTCCAATCAAGCCTCGTTATTTGGTATCAATGGTGGTTTGCCTAATTTTATTCTTGATTGGTTAAAAGAAGCTTACCTTAAATCGAACCGTGCTTATTTACGATTTATTGCAATTTTTGATGATGTGTTGGTTAAGCAAACAGTCAAGCTCGATACATTTAATTCTATTGTTTACCGTGCCGAGCAATGCGAAACCTTACAGCAGCAAGAAACATTAAAACAAAGCTACTTTAAAGCATTAAGCGAACACTATACTGGTTTAAATATGCTGCCTGCGACATTAATCGTCCGGGCAGAGGGAAACTCCCTTGCTAACTTGAAGCTTTTGCTTGCGTATTATTTTCCATTTGAATTTGCTATTAATTTGAATACATTGGAAAAGAAGCGCATACCCCGAGAGGCGAGGGGGCGACTTGGTCAGTGCAAACTCGGGCAAGGGGCAATAATCGGTGAGTCATTTATGCAGCTTGGGCGAAAGCTGAATATTACTGTAAAGATAGATGATGCAACATTTTTTACTGAACTTGAACAGCAAAGCAGCGCTGCAGTGGATGTTTTATCAACAATTAAATTAATTTGTAACCATTATGTTAATCACGAAGTTGTAGTTAACGTTGAGGCTGAATATACTGGTTCAGAACAATCGTGTTTGGCACTTTCAAAAGATAAGCAACACACGTTATTGCTAGGGGTTAATTCAAACTTAGCGTCTCAACGCGGAACCAGTCAACGAACCGTAAGGGCTCTTTAG
- the tssH gene encoding type VI secretion system ATPase TssH: MSQISISKLISFLDNNLKNALEYAAADAMKAQVGAIEVEHWLSSLLQGRDPKLQQFLESQKVDLAALSSELDKALASLERTHSGQPTISPDVIELIKSAWLIASVEFSHSSVVGLHLLLALLQTDPLSLNRHHFKSLANVSIESLKEYIKSLSIKANKPAAGQAAEVTSSVVNGALDKYTVNLTQAAKNGELDIVSGRSDEVRLAIDILCRKRQNNPIFVGEPGVGKTAVVEGLAQKIANDEVPPVLAGVQIHSLDLGLLQAGASVKGEFENRLKDVINEVKNSDVPIVVFIDEAHTLIGAGGAEGQNDAANLLKPALARGEFRTLAATTWEEYKKYFEKDPALTRRFQVVKVEEPNETDALQMLRGVAESLKKHHNVFITEAALEAAVNLSIRYLPSRKLPDKAISILDTSCARIALTQSAKPAQLEKTEQAIRYLENELVSLNKENDMLDNQSPTISEKQAEKVKLEAELETIKEQWEQEKTLVAELSAIQKGDKQGDFLALLEKLKALQGESPMVHAIVDEQTIAEVIGAWTGIPIGNLLKDEVAKLLSLEDSLHQRIIGQSHAMHELAKSIRVSRAGLTDKRKPVGVFLMCGPSGVGKSETALTLADQLFGGEQDMTVINMTEFKEAHKVSMLLGSPAGYVGYGKGGVLTEAIRRNPYCVLLLDEMEKAHPSVHDIFYQIFDKGCIQDSEGRNIDFRNTLIIMTSNAADSAIVDYCDEQQSRPELIELVDHIRPALQEYFKPAFLGRCNIIPYYALNTDELAQIAGISLKRIAQKLEETYGASLSYDQSFIDYVVAKGNEPTIGGRAIEQIMNRNLMPLLAEKCIERISNGDAISNVTISGLADASDFQLTVE; the protein is encoded by the coding sequence ATGTCACAAATATCAATTTCAAAGCTCATTTCTTTTTTAGATAATAACTTAAAGAATGCATTAGAGTATGCTGCCGCAGACGCGATGAAAGCACAAGTTGGTGCCATCGAAGTTGAGCACTGGCTTTCAAGTTTATTACAAGGTCGAGATCCAAAGCTTCAGCAGTTTCTTGAATCGCAAAAAGTTGATTTAGCAGCACTAAGCAGTGAATTAGATAAAGCGCTTGCGAGTTTAGAACGCACTCATTCAGGACAACCAACGATTAGCCCTGATGTAATCGAGCTTATTAAGTCTGCTTGGTTAATTGCGTCTGTTGAATTTTCTCATAGCTCAGTTGTTGGTTTACATTTATTACTCGCTCTACTTCAAACCGATCCATTATCCTTAAACAGACATCACTTTAAGTCGTTGGCAAACGTTTCGATTGAAAGTCTAAAAGAATACATAAAATCGTTATCGATCAAAGCAAATAAACCTGCAGCAGGGCAAGCTGCTGAGGTTACTTCCTCAGTGGTTAATGGTGCTTTAGACAAATATACAGTTAATTTAACCCAAGCAGCTAAAAATGGTGAGTTAGACATTGTTTCTGGTCGTTCTGATGAAGTGCGTTTAGCAATCGATATCTTATGCCGTAAACGTCAAAATAATCCGATTTTTGTCGGGGAACCAGGCGTTGGTAAAACAGCAGTTGTTGAAGGGTTAGCGCAGAAAATTGCAAATGATGAGGTACCGCCAGTACTGGCTGGTGTACAAATACATTCGCTTGATTTGGGCCTGCTGCAAGCGGGCGCAAGTGTTAAAGGTGAATTTGAAAATCGCCTTAAGGACGTTATTAACGAAGTTAAAAATTCGGATGTGCCAATTGTCGTTTTTATCGATGAAGCACATACATTAATTGGTGCAGGTGGTGCAGAAGGTCAAAATGATGCGGCCAACTTATTAAAACCTGCGCTGGCGCGCGGAGAGTTTAGAACACTTGCGGCAACCACTTGGGAAGAATACAAAAAATATTTTGAGAAAGATCCTGCACTTACCCGTCGTTTCCAGGTAGTTAAAGTTGAAGAACCTAATGAAACAGATGCATTGCAAATGTTAAGAGGGGTGGCTGAATCTCTGAAAAAGCATCATAACGTATTTATTACTGAGGCAGCGTTAGAAGCCGCAGTAAATTTATCTATTCGCTACCTTCCAAGCAGAAAATTACCTGACAAAGCAATCAGCATTTTAGACACCTCTTGTGCCAGAATTGCACTGACCCAAAGTGCAAAACCAGCTCAGCTAGAGAAAACAGAACAAGCTATTAGGTATCTTGAAAACGAATTAGTCTCGTTAAATAAAGAAAACGATATGTTGGATAATCAATCGCCAACAATCAGTGAAAAGCAAGCTGAAAAAGTAAAATTGGAAGCCGAGCTAGAAACCATTAAAGAGCAATGGGAACAAGAAAAAACGCTTGTGGCTGAGCTTAGTGCGATTCAAAAAGGTGATAAACAAGGGGATTTCCTCGCGTTACTTGAAAAGCTAAAAGCATTGCAGGGTGAGTCACCAATGGTGCATGCAATTGTTGATGAACAAACTATTGCTGAGGTAATTGGTGCTTGGACAGGGATCCCAATTGGTAATTTATTAAAAGATGAAGTTGCAAAATTACTTTCTTTAGAAGATTCACTTCATCAACGTATTATTGGTCAATCACACGCAATGCATGAACTCGCAAAAAGTATTCGAGTGTCGCGCGCTGGACTTACAGATAAACGTAAGCCTGTCGGTGTCTTCCTTATGTGTGGGCCAAGTGGTGTTGGTAAATCGGAAACAGCGTTAACCCTTGCTGATCAATTGTTTGGTGGTGAGCAAGATATGACAGTCATTAACATGACTGAATTTAAAGAAGCACACAAAGTATCTATGTTGCTTGGTTCTCCAGCTGGATACGTGGGCTACGGTAAAGGTGGTGTGCTGACTGAAGCAATTAGACGCAACCCATATTGTGTTTTACTCCTAGATGAAATGGAAAAAGCTCACCCAAGTGTGCACGATATTTTTTATCAAATTTTTGATAAAGGCTGTATCCAAGATAGTGAGGGGCGAAATATTGATTTTCGCAATACCTTAATCATTATGACCTCCAATGCCGCAGATAGTGCAATTGTTGATTATTGTGATGAACAGCAATCAAGGCCCGAATTAATTGAATTAGTTGACCATATTCGTCCCGCACTGCAAGAATATTTTAAGCCAGCATTCCTCGGACGATGCAACATCATTCCTTATTACGCGTTAAATACCGATGAGTTGGCACAAATTGCAGGTATTTCATTAAAGCGTATTGCGCAAAAGCTTGAAGAAACTTATGGTGCATCATTGAGTTATGATCAATCATTTATTGACTATGTGGTTGCTAAGGGGAATGAACCAACGATTGGTGGCCGTGCAATTGAACAAATAATGAATCGCAACCTTATGCCATTATTGGCTGAAAAGTGTATTGAAAGAATTAGCAATGGTGACGCAATTAGCAATGTAACCATTTCGGGTCTTGCCGATGCATCGGACTTCCAACTTACAGTAGAATAA
- a CDS encoding substrate-binding periplasmic protein, protein MKRVLISMFLMLLALSSKTLFGQEKVRLATHHAFPYHYIENGTVQGDVIRQIKCAFNRMETAYRAEFSDWVDVELRLRTGNLDAIFAVAASPSRNEFGELSTPLASKNLYWYFTGPKIDIAQTNPLYQKYKVAADFGSDEWLALKRSGYNVQKKPRNAQELVKLLVSHEVDAILLDEKEFEYELAKQNLQSTRFSRQFYGKMALGVLFSKAFLNEHPTFLQSFNTASSNCIVHNGRK, encoded by the coding sequence ATGAAGAGAGTTTTGATTTCAATGTTTTTGATGTTATTAGCATTATCATCAAAAACATTATTTGGGCAGGAAAAAGTCCGTCTAGCAACGCATCATGCGTTTCCTTATCACTATATTGAAAATGGCACGGTGCAAGGAGACGTAATTCGTCAAATTAAATGTGCTTTTAATCGAATGGAAACAGCTTATCGCGCTGAATTTAGTGATTGGGTTGATGTTGAGTTAAGACTTCGTACTGGTAACTTAGACGCCATTTTTGCAGTCGCGGCAAGTCCATCAAGAAATGAGTTTGGTGAACTTTCTACGCCGTTAGCTTCGAAAAACCTCTATTGGTATTTTACGGGTCCCAAAATAGATATAGCGCAAACAAATCCACTTTATCAAAAGTATAAAGTGGCCGCTGATTTTGGCTCTGATGAATGGCTTGCGCTTAAACGGAGTGGTTACAATGTGCAAAAAAAACCACGTAATGCTCAAGAACTTGTTAAATTGCTTGTGAGCCATGAAGTTGATGCAATTTTATTGGATGAAAAAGAATTCGAATATGAATTAGCAAAACAAAACTTGCAAAGCACTCGGTTTTCGCGCCAATTTTATGGGAAAATGGCGCTTGGGGTTCTATTTTCTAAGGCTTTTTTGAATGAGCATCCAACATTTCTACAGTCATTTAATACTGCATCATCAAATTGTATTGTGCACAATGGAAGGAAATAA
- a CDS encoding FHA domain-containing protein — MNSAMLQVTECPDDVRLLSRMAIVGESGVALGGSIECDLILPAVEPNQDISTVYFCVKQDKQQSCYKLIIKVEGITVNQRPQIANSSVTLNDGDVIAVHGYTLLFSNDNTIDEAQSPAPTKTTEERSDFYDTVSGVEFDASNIFADLESELDQVAEQHTQSQEDEFVDYQAYQEADVAIPSSNNTQSVEKKLDKLLEVSQNPWIQQKQLLMMLDGIVDEFIKEFDPDIIEDMVGPPSRWNNKQWLAYKNYYQRKQREGHFKRQFKALLIECMQK; from the coding sequence ATGAACTCTGCAATGTTACAAGTGACAGAGTGCCCAGATGACGTTCGTTTACTTTCCCGTATGGCGATCGTTGGAGAGTCAGGCGTTGCACTTGGGGGATCGATAGAATGTGATCTTATTTTACCGGCTGTTGAACCGAATCAGGACATTAGCACTGTTTATTTTTGTGTCAAACAAGATAAACAACAGAGCTGCTATAAACTAATTATTAAGGTAGAAGGGATCACAGTTAATCAGCGTCCGCAAATCGCAAACTCTTCTGTGACACTTAATGATGGAGATGTAATAGCAGTTCATGGTTATACTCTGCTGTTTTCAAATGATAATACCATCGATGAAGCTCAGAGCCCTGCACCGACTAAGACGACAGAAGAGAGATCCGACTTTTATGACACGGTTTCTGGCGTTGAGTTTGATGCAAGTAATATATTTGCTGATCTTGAAAGTGAATTAGATCAAGTTGCAGAGCAGCACACGCAATCACAAGAAGATGAGTTTGTTGATTATCAGGCTTATCAAGAAGCAGATGTTGCAATACCATCGAGCAATAATACACAGTCAGTTGAAAAAAAATTAGATAAGCTATTAGAAGTATCGCAAAATCCATGGATACAGCAAAAACAATTGCTTATGATGTTAGATGGGATTGTGGATGAATTTATTAAAGAGTTCGATCCAGATATAATTGAAGATATGGTTGGGCCGCCGTCGCGTTGGAATAACAAGCAATGGCTTGCGTATAAGAACTATTACCAACGAAAGCAAAGGGAAGGCCACTTTAAACGACAATTTAAAGCGCTGTTAATCGAATGCATGCAAAAATAA
- the tssJ gene encoding type VI secretion system lipoprotein TssJ, whose protein sequence is MHAKIIITILLLTLTGCSSNDILQRFSLPVQLKLETNSELNWSNNTANPVAIRLYQLEKSDRFLQSDFITLFNSDKSVLAEQLIERQRWYPVMPSTEEFKTIELLPGVRHLAVLVEFSDYQNSAATALITLPEDISKETVLWLGIQGTNVTFNVISEPSWWDSLFSWGS, encoded by the coding sequence ATGCATGCAAAAATAATAATTACAATACTATTGCTAACGCTTACCGGCTGTTCAAGTAACGATATATTACAACGTTTCTCGTTACCTGTTCAGTTAAAGCTAGAGACAAATAGTGAACTTAATTGGTCAAATAATACGGCCAATCCTGTTGCTATTCGTCTTTATCAATTAGAAAAGTCAGATCGCTTCTTACAAAGCGACTTTATTACCTTGTTTAACAGTGATAAATCTGTTTTAGCTGAGCAATTAATCGAGCGTCAGAGATGGTATCCTGTCATGCCATCTACCGAAGAGTTTAAAACCATTGAGCTTTTACCAGGTGTTCGTCATTTGGCCGTGCTTGTTGAGTTTTCTGACTATCAAAATAGTGCCGCGACGGCGTTGATCACATTGCCTGAAGATATATCTAAAGAAACTGTTCTATGGTTGGGTATTCAAGGCACTAATGTAACCTTCAATGTAATATCAGAGCCGAGTTGGTGGGATAGTCTGTTCAGTTGGGGATCATAA